A part of Marinobacter psychrophilus genomic DNA contains:
- a CDS encoding MAPEG family protein, whose amino-acid sequence MILPITGVFAAVIGILLLVLSAVVVKYRLKYGKGMGTAEDLDFEVAVRAHGNLVEYAPLTLIMLGIAELNGVSSGFIYWVGMAFVLGRILHAWGMYQGQGGPHKARMVGILLTWATILVIAVLLLLNVFQAYG is encoded by the coding sequence ATGATTTTACCTATAACCGGTGTTTTCGCGGCTGTTATCGGAATTTTGCTGCTGGTTTTGTCTGCCGTGGTGGTTAAGTACCGGCTCAAATACGGCAAGGGTATGGGTACTGCGGAAGATCTCGATTTTGAGGTCGCCGTACGCGCCCACGGTAATCTGGTGGAATACGCACCGCTGACCCTGATAATGCTGGGAATTGCTGAGTTGAACGGCGTTTCCAGCGGGTTTATTTACTGGGTTGGTATGGCTTTTGTGCTGGGCCGTATATTACACGCATGGGGCATGTATCAAGGCCAAGGCGGGCCCCACAAGGCCCGCATGGTGGGGATTTTGCTAACCTGGGCTACGATTCTGGTGATCGCCGTGTTGTTGCTGCTGAATGTGTTCCAGGCATACGGCTAG
- a CDS encoding rhomboid family intramembrane serine protease, producing MLIIPAENAVNWKRPPWITLGLMLACVLVFTFYQGADQRKLQVAVNHYLKNNLQALEAPVYEDYLLRQIRHQGDSESVYQLQQMRQLQANQKDGWLAVTLLMDRDFYQYLLDNRDLVWASAERERWQQQRGFIEDNFISRLSSQRFGLIPAQLSLHSFVSYQFLHGGWGHLLGNMVFLFLLGFTVEKALGAARFLLAYLLCGALSGLMFTGFSAGSLVPLIGASGAISGLMGMYVAIYGLQKIRFFIFLGVYFNYFRAPAIAILPVWLGKEIYDYWYAGATGIAYMAHAGGLLAGAILVGALGKSWFQVKDTFFEPEPEAEDSAFTEAYGQAVAAISTLDFELAITRFEALREVYPQSALVLQHQQQLAQLRPDLPEYRHFSRERIDDALSRQQFDQVIAIWREYLAKGEAHQPLAAEDHNRVLFASLKQHQLGTAEKAFERLRGVGSEMMVSEACRLLVAEFEKRQMAPKAQHYRQWL from the coding sequence ATGCTGATTATTCCCGCTGAAAACGCCGTTAACTGGAAACGCCCGCCCTGGATTACCTTGGGGTTGATGCTGGCCTGCGTGCTGGTGTTCACGTTTTATCAGGGCGCCGACCAGCGCAAGCTTCAGGTGGCTGTTAACCACTATCTAAAAAATAATCTGCAGGCTCTTGAGGCACCGGTTTACGAAGATTACCTGCTGCGTCAGATACGCCATCAGGGCGATAGCGAGTCGGTTTATCAGTTGCAGCAGATGCGTCAGCTACAGGCCAATCAGAAAGACGGCTGGCTGGCCGTTACTCTGCTGATGGACCGCGACTTTTATCAGTATTTGCTCGATAACCGTGATCTGGTGTGGGCCAGCGCAGAGCGAGAGCGATGGCAACAGCAGCGGGGTTTCATTGAAGACAACTTTATTAGCCGGCTTAGTTCCCAGCGTTTTGGGCTGATTCCCGCGCAGTTGTCGCTGCACAGCTTTGTCAGTTATCAGTTTTTGCACGGCGGCTGGGGCCACTTGCTGGGCAATATGGTGTTTCTGTTTTTGCTAGGATTTACCGTGGAGAAAGCCCTGGGAGCTGCGCGCTTTCTGTTGGCCTATCTGCTGTGTGGCGCGCTTTCTGGACTGATGTTCACTGGATTCTCCGCCGGCAGCCTGGTGCCGCTGATTGGTGCGTCTGGCGCCATTTCCGGGCTGATGGGCATGTACGTGGCGATTTACGGTCTGCAGAAGATCCGCTTTTTCATTTTTCTGGGCGTCTACTTCAACTATTTCCGAGCGCCGGCTATCGCCATTCTGCCGGTGTGGTTGGGTAAAGAAATTTACGATTACTGGTACGCCGGCGCTACCGGTATTGCCTACATGGCTCACGCTGGTGGGCTGCTGGCCGGTGCGATTCTAGTGGGAGCGTTGGGTAAAAGCTGGTTTCAGGTGAAAGACACGTTTTTCGAGCCTGAGCCTGAAGCGGAAGATAGCGCCTTTACCGAGGCTTATGGGCAGGCTGTGGCGGCGATATCTACCCTGGATTTTGAGCTGGCCATTACGCGCTTTGAGGCTTTGCGAGAAGTTTATCCTCAGAGCGCGTTGGTGCTGCAACATCAGCAGCAACTGGCACAACTGCGCCCGGACCTGCCCGAGTATCGCCACTTTAGCCGCGAGCGGATAGATGATGCGCTCAGCAGGCAGCAATTTGATCAAGTTATTGCGATCTGGCGGGAATATCTGGCAAAAGGCGAGGCTCACCAGCCGTTGGCGGCGGAAGACCACAATCGTGTGCTGTTTGCCAGCCTGAAACAGCATCAGTTGGGCACCGCAGAAAAAGCCTTTGAGCGCCTGCGAGGTGTGGGCAGCGAAATGATGGTCAGCGAGGCCTGTCGGTTGCTGGTGGCGGAGTTTGAAAAACGCCAGATGGCGCCCAAGGCCCAGCACTACCGACAGTGGTTATAG
- a CDS encoding lysophospholipid acyltransferase family protein, giving the protein MALLRKILAWTGVLLLCLLSMVLYLARPFNPDNNRILAGVCARFGRAVLGMQRPLYGAENMPKDRSMVVIANHQHNDDFLIVGDVVPRRVVAVGKLGLLWVPFFGQVFWLGGNVILNRSRSHKSVASMQVVGDTIVHERKSLWVFPEGTRGRGKELQSFKKGAFYAAIASGLPLVMVCVGPYQDDSQGWLGRRKPVPLRILPAIETTGMTNTDIPELIARCHSAMAKAIAELGESKAQ; this is encoded by the coding sequence ATGGCCCTACTAAGAAAAATCCTGGCGTGGACAGGTGTGTTGCTGCTTTGTCTGCTGTCGATGGTGCTGTATTTGGCCCGGCCCTTTAATCCGGATAATAATCGTATTCTGGCCGGGGTATGTGCCCGTTTTGGGCGCGCAGTTCTTGGCATGCAGCGCCCGCTGTACGGCGCCGAGAATATGCCTAAAGACCGTTCCATGGTAGTGATTGCGAATCATCAGCATAACGACGATTTTTTGATTGTGGGGGATGTTGTGCCACGGCGCGTGGTGGCGGTAGGCAAACTGGGGCTGCTGTGGGTGCCTTTTTTCGGACAGGTATTCTGGCTGGGTGGCAACGTGATTCTGAATCGTTCGCGCTCGCACAAATCCGTTGCCAGTATGCAGGTGGTAGGCGATACCATTGTTCACGAACGCAAAAGTCTGTGGGTTTTCCCAGAGGGCACGCGCGGCCGTGGTAAAGAGCTGCAGAGTTTTAAAAAAGGTGCGTTTTACGCGGCCATTGCTTCTGGATTACCGCTGGTGATGGTGTGTGTTGGCCCGTACCAAGACGACTCCCAGGGATGGCTGGGCCGCCGCAAACCGGTTCCGCTCAGGATTTTACCGGCCATCGAAACCACCGGCATGACCAACACAGACATACCCGAACTGATTGCGCGCTGCCACAGTGCGATGGCCAAGGCAATTGCCGAGCTGGGTGAAAGTAAGGCACAGTGA
- the acnA gene encoding aconitate hydratase AcnA — MSSELHSHDSLNTLSSLKAGNITYYYYSLPKAAAELGDLDRLPFSLKVLLENLLRNEDGTTVERSHIDAMVQWLEDRNSDTEIQFRPARVLMQDFTGVPGVVDLAAMRQAVQKAGKDPAMINPLTPVDLVIDHSVMVDRFGDASAFKDNVAMEMERNQERYEFLRWGQQAFDNFRVVPPGTGICHQVNLEYLGKTVWHKKLGDKTLAYPDTLVGTDSHTTMINGLGILGWGVGGIEAEAAMLGQPVSMLIPEVVGFKISGKLREGITATDLVLTVTEMLRSYGVVGKFVEFYGDGLKDMPVADRATIANMAPEYGATCGFFPVDEQTLKYLRLTGREEQQVELVETYAKAQGLWREPGHEPAYSATLELNMDEVEASMAGPKRPQDRVALKNMKAAFELVMETGEGAPKTNDKRDNALESEGGQTAVGVDDSYHHHSSQMLAMNGRETRLDPGAVVIAAITSCTNTSNPSVMMAAGLVAQKAVAKGLKTKPWVKTSLAPGSKVVTEYLRAGGFQGDLDKLGFDLVGYGCTTCIGNSGPLPDAVEKAIADGDITVASVLSGNRNFEGRVHPLVKTNWLASPPLVVAYALAGNVRLNLLEDSLGDDKDGNPVYLKDLWPSQQEVAEAVEKVKTDMFRTEYAAVFDGDATWQAIEVPETKVYEWSDDSTYIQHPPFFEGMGLEPEPVDDIREARILALLGDSVTTDHISPAGSFKADSPAGKYLQEHGVEPKNFNSYGSRRGNHQVMMRGTFANVRIRNEMLDGVEGGFTRYVPDGKQMPIYDAAMKYQQQGTPLVVIAGKEYGTGSSRDWAAKGTRLLGVRAVVAESYERIHRSNLIGMGVMPLQFQSGTDRKTLKLTGDETIAIDGLSGDITTGQILSMTVTYGDGTTASCDLLSRIDTANEAVYFRHGGILHYVVREMLRND; from the coding sequence ATGTCTAGTGAACTTCACAGCCACGATAGCTTAAACACCCTCAGCAGCCTGAAGGCTGGAAACATCACCTATTATTATTACAGCTTGCCGAAAGCGGCGGCTGAGCTGGGTGACCTTGACCGCCTGCCGTTTTCGCTGAAAGTGCTGTTAGAAAACCTGTTGCGCAATGAAGATGGCACCACGGTAGAACGCAGCCACATTGATGCCATGGTTCAGTGGCTCGAAGACCGCAATTCCGATACTGAAATTCAGTTTCGCCCGGCGCGGGTGCTGATGCAGGACTTTACCGGCGTGCCCGGGGTGGTAGACCTCGCCGCTATGCGCCAAGCCGTTCAAAAAGCCGGCAAAGACCCGGCAATGATCAACCCGCTGACGCCGGTGGATCTGGTGATAGACCACTCCGTTATGGTTGATCGCTTTGGCGACGCTTCGGCGTTCAAAGACAACGTTGCCATGGAAATGGAGCGTAACCAGGAGCGCTACGAATTCTTGCGGTGGGGCCAGCAGGCCTTTGATAATTTCCGCGTGGTGCCACCCGGAACCGGTATTTGCCACCAGGTAAACCTGGAATACCTGGGTAAAACTGTATGGCACAAAAAGCTGGGCGACAAAACCCTGGCTTACCCGGATACGTTGGTGGGCACCGATTCTCACACCACTATGATCAACGGCCTGGGCATACTGGGTTGGGGCGTGGGCGGCATTGAAGCGGAAGCTGCCATGCTGGGCCAGCCGGTATCTATGTTAATTCCCGAGGTCGTTGGCTTTAAAATCAGCGGCAAATTGCGCGAAGGCATTACCGCCACCGATCTGGTGCTGACCGTTACCGAAATGCTGCGCAGCTATGGAGTCGTGGGCAAATTTGTCGAGTTTTACGGCGACGGCCTGAAAGACATGCCGGTGGCCGACCGCGCTACCATTGCCAACATGGCGCCTGAATACGGTGCCACCTGCGGCTTCTTCCCGGTAGACGAACAGACTCTTAAGTATCTGCGTCTGACTGGTCGTGAGGAGCAGCAGGTCGAACTGGTAGAAACCTATGCCAAGGCACAAGGCCTTTGGCGTGAACCCGGTCATGAGCCGGCGTATTCCGCTACCCTCGAATTGAATATGGACGAGGTCGAAGCCAGCATGGCTGGGCCCAAGCGCCCGCAAGACAGGGTGGCGCTGAAGAACATGAAGGCTGCGTTTGAACTGGTGATGGAAACCGGCGAAGGCGCACCCAAAACGAATGACAAACGTGACAACGCACTTGAATCTGAGGGTGGGCAAACCGCCGTCGGTGTTGACGACAGTTATCATCATCACTCCAGTCAGATGCTGGCTATGAATGGCCGGGAAACCCGACTGGACCCAGGCGCAGTTGTGATTGCGGCGATTACGTCGTGCACCAATACGTCCAACCCCAGCGTTATGATGGCCGCTGGTCTGGTAGCACAAAAAGCAGTCGCCAAAGGGTTGAAAACCAAGCCTTGGGTGAAGACGTCGTTGGCGCCAGGCTCGAAAGTGGTTACCGAGTATCTGCGCGCAGGCGGTTTTCAGGGCGATTTGGACAAGCTCGGTTTTGATCTGGTGGGCTACGGTTGCACCACGTGTATCGGCAACTCCGGCCCGCTGCCCGATGCGGTGGAAAAAGCCATTGCCGATGGTGACATTACGGTGGCTTCGGTGTTATCAGGCAATCGCAACTTTGAAGGCCGGGTGCACCCGCTGGTGAAAACCAATTGGTTGGCGTCGCCGCCCTTGGTAGTGGCTTACGCGCTGGCAGGTAACGTACGGTTAAATCTGCTGGAAGATTCGCTGGGTGACGACAAAGACGGCAACCCGGTGTACCTGAAAGACCTATGGCCCAGCCAGCAGGAAGTGGCAGAGGCGGTAGAAAAAGTCAAAACGGACATGTTTCGCACCGAATACGCCGCCGTGTTTGACGGCGACGCTACCTGGCAGGCGATAGAAGTGCCAGAAACCAAGGTGTACGAGTGGTCAGACGATTCCACCTATATCCAGCACCCGCCTTTCTTCGAAGGCATGGGCCTGGAGCCCGAGCCGGTGGACGACATTCGCGAAGCGCGTATTCTTGCGCTGTTGGGGGATTCGGTCACCACCGATCACATATCCCCCGCCGGCTCGTTCAAGGCTGATAGCCCCGCCGGTAAATACCTGCAGGAGCACGGTGTAGAACCAAAAAACTTCAACTCTTACGGTTCACGTCGCGGCAACCATCAGGTGATGATGCGTGGCACCTTTGCCAATGTACGTATTCGCAATGAAATGTTGGATGGCGTAGAAGGCGGCTTTACTCGTTACGTGCCTGATGGCAAACAGATGCCGATCTACGACGCTGCAATGAAGTACCAGCAGCAGGGTACGCCGCTGGTGGTGATTGCCGGTAAAGAATACGGCACTGGCTCCAGCCGTGATTGGGCCGCCAAAGGCACTCGCCTGCTGGGCGTGCGTGCGGTAGTCGCCGAATCTTACGAGCGTATTCACCGCTCCAACCTGATTGGCATGGGCGTAATGCCACTGCAGTTCCAAAGTGGCACCGACCGCAAAACCCTGAAACTGACCGGCGACGAAACCATCGCCATTGATGGCTTGTCTGGCGACATCACGACGGGGCAAATTCTGAGCATGACGGTCACTTATGGGGATGGCACAACCGCAAGTTGTGATTTACTATCGCGCATAGACACAGCGAACGAAGCGGTGTACTTCCGCCACGGCGGGATTCTGCACTACGTGGTTCGGGAAATGCTGCGTAATGACTGA
- a CDS encoding B-box zinc finger protein — protein sequence MKHDCHYHPGDPAKWHCGECQQHFCARCMPDANTKQRRGLCPQCNKAMRYLGAATEVVPFWHRLGAFFRYPFHTDPLLVIAICTLVPAVVPQNLLGLLVWLLLALALMKYTYAVINRTAEGHLKPPPLAEAFSGSGFNIVILQILVFALMGGLVTAAGMLGGPLLLMLTLAFVVLALPASIMVLAMERSVGAAVNPLNLATLIARIGSPYFLLYGYLILLVLASAAAQDFALTHFSEWVSRPLAGFLNSTFTLMLFHMLGYLLFQYQEELGFAADYQDAVEPEDQHHRDRSQRFDADLDMNLKDGNYDRAQALLLEQLKREPDNTLRIGQLYRLLAARNDLRSLHANHPRIMAWLAARNDGKALANLLEQLQQADPQFRLQDAELSVTVASTLYRSGHYRLALKLLQDFHKRFADSQALVPAYLLAAQALANGLGQWEKATAFLGFIQRQCPQHPQHPEIQCFLEQAQERQPLRGPKANFNVAD from the coding sequence TTGAAACACGATTGCCACTATCACCCCGGCGACCCCGCCAAATGGCATTGCGGTGAATGCCAGCAGCATTTCTGCGCTCGCTGCATGCCAGACGCTAATACCAAACAGCGCCGCGGGCTCTGCCCCCAATGCAACAAGGCAATGCGCTATTTGGGCGCCGCCACCGAGGTGGTGCCGTTTTGGCATCGGCTGGGCGCGTTTTTCCGCTACCCATTCCACACTGATCCACTGCTGGTTATCGCCATCTGCACACTGGTGCCAGCTGTGGTGCCACAAAACCTACTAGGTTTGCTGGTGTGGCTGTTATTGGCGCTGGCGCTGATGAAATACACCTACGCCGTTATCAATCGCACTGCAGAAGGCCACCTGAAGCCACCACCGCTGGCCGAGGCCTTTAGTGGCAGCGGCTTTAACATTGTGATTCTGCAGATTCTGGTGTTTGCGCTGATGGGCGGACTGGTAACGGCCGCAGGCATGTTGGGCGGGCCCTTGCTATTAATGCTGACGCTGGCGTTTGTAGTGTTAGCCCTGCCCGCCAGCATTATGGTGTTGGCCATGGAGCGCAGCGTGGGTGCGGCGGTAAATCCTTTGAACCTGGCCACTTTGATCGCCCGCATCGGCAGCCCTTACTTCCTGCTTTACGGTTACCTGATTCTTCTGGTGCTGGCGTCTGCCGCGGCCCAGGATTTTGCCCTCACGCACTTTTCAGAATGGGTATCGCGGCCGCTGGCGGGTTTTCTTAACAGCACCTTTACCCTGATGCTGTTTCACATGCTGGGTTATCTGCTGTTTCAGTATCAGGAGGAACTGGGCTTTGCTGCGGATTACCAAGACGCTGTCGAACCCGAAGATCAGCACCACCGCGATCGCAGCCAGCGCTTTGATGCCGACCTGGACATGAACCTGAAAGATGGCAACTACGATCGCGCGCAGGCTCTGCTGCTAGAGCAGCTCAAACGCGAACCAGACAACACGCTGCGCATTGGCCAACTTTACAGGCTGCTGGCGGCGCGCAATGACCTTCGCAGCCTGCACGCTAACCATCCGCGCATCATGGCCTGGCTGGCAGCGCGCAATGATGGCAAAGCTCTGGCAAACTTGCTGGAACAGCTGCAGCAGGCCGACCCACAATTCCGTTTGCAAGACGCCGAGCTTTCGGTAACGGTGGCCAGCACGCTTTATCGCAGCGGTCACTATCGTTTAGCGTTGAAACTGCTGCAGGATTTTCACAAACGTTTTGCCGACAGCCAGGCACTGGTGCCAGCCTACCTGCTGGCCGCGCAAGCCTTGGCCAACGGCCTGGGCCAGTGGGAAAAAGCCACGGCATTTCTGGGTTTTATTCAACGCCAGTGCCCACAACATCCCCAGCACCCAGAGATTCAGTGCTTCTTGGAGCAAGCGCAGGAACGCCAGCCATTACGCGGCCCCAAGGCCAACTTTAACGTAGCAGACTAG
- a CDS encoding OmpA family protein, translated as MTVLVLDSPELLARATLAEGFQPDSCAESNKPRQLKFHYGYNKHQLSAADMDMLTLHGHYLRRNVHLHVCVHGHSDAFGTADYGHFLSRLRASAVVRFLIEEGVEEQRLKVVGWGSDRPLATRADHAANRRVELEYVQHSVSSALSG; from the coding sequence ATGACCGTTCTTGTTTTGGATAGCCCGGAACTACTGGCCCGCGCAACCCTGGCCGAGGGTTTTCAGCCTGATTCATGCGCCGAGTCAAACAAACCCCGTCAGCTAAAGTTCCATTATGGCTACAACAAGCATCAGCTTAGCGCCGCCGACATGGACATGCTTACCCTTCACGGGCACTACCTGCGCCGCAACGTTCATCTACATGTGTGCGTACACGGGCATTCCGACGCCTTTGGCACCGCCGACTACGGTCATTTTCTGTCGCGCCTGCGGGCCAGCGCCGTGGTGCGTTTTCTGATTGAAGAGGGCGTCGAGGAACAGCGTTTAAAAGTTGTCGGCTGGGGTTCAGACCGCCCGCTGGCAACACGGGCAGATCATGCGGCCAACCGCCGGGTTGAACTGGAGTACGTGCAACACAGCGTATCCAGCGCGCTGTCCGGCTAA
- the pdsR gene encoding proteobacterial dedicated sortase system response regulator, whose translation MNKHLALIEDEPAIRDNYRAAFERRGFSVSTYSDRPTAWHALQRQLPDLAIIDVGLGSEAEGGFTLCQDLRRQSATLPIIFLTARDSDIDSVHGLRLGADDYVTKDMSMEHLLARINALLRRADAWDQAYQQPDELLARGKLTLNLDRMSASWNNQAVELTVTEFWMLHALTRHPGHVRSREQLMDAASTVLDDNTVTSHIKRIRGKFSALDRDFNSVQTVYGMGYRWHDHNV comes from the coding sequence ATGAACAAGCATCTGGCATTGATCGAAGACGAACCCGCCATCCGCGATAATTACCGCGCCGCATTCGAACGCAGGGGCTTTTCTGTGTCTACCTACAGTGACCGGCCAACTGCCTGGCATGCGTTACAGCGGCAGTTGCCGGACTTGGCGATTATTGATGTGGGCCTGGGGAGCGAAGCGGAGGGCGGGTTTACTTTGTGCCAGGATTTACGCCGGCAGTCAGCCACGCTGCCGATTATTTTTCTGACCGCCCGCGACAGCGACATAGACTCGGTACACGGCCTACGCCTGGGCGCAGATGACTACGTCACCAAAGACATGAGCATGGAACATCTGCTGGCCCGCATTAATGCACTGCTGCGCCGCGCAGATGCCTGGGATCAGGCTTACCAACAACCCGACGAATTGCTGGCAAGAGGCAAATTGACACTGAACCTGGACCGCATGAGCGCCAGCTGGAACAACCAGGCCGTTGAGCTGACGGTCACCGAGTTCTGGATGCTCCACGCACTGACCCGCCACCCAGGCCACGTGCGCAGCCGTGAGCAGCTGATGGACGCGGCCAGTACGGTACTCGATGACAATACAGTGACGTCGCATATCAAGCGTATTCGTGGCAAATTCAGCGCTCTGGACCGCGACTTCAACAGCGTTCAGACGGTTTACGGCATGGGTTACCGCTGGCACGACCACAATGTCTGA
- a CDS encoding HDOD domain-containing protein: MNVLVVDSDDNMAALLTSICVGVDSRVRVHRFGFVQNALDHWEAHGADLILADVHLPDGSSLELIRRVRRSQSEVPVLIISQTADRESILKAARLGISGFVSKPFSVELLHQRLRSLLPQGQVGDSMNLNEHIAAAVSTMVQLPGAPNTAGIIELLQRSEDVSAAELVQSWRNEVSVTARLLAVAGSISFRRSGLPVTTLKEAILALGVPMALNYALALSLDICGQLAHPILAEKAKELLAQAVAVADTAYRLALKLGEPAVPCHTAGLLSRVGDLAALKLMQQYCDSGDKTLSAEEIDQALADWAQSLGNQIKVHWRLPLQLRELIGAVHFLPRETVVQSKLIMRAAGLYESGLIDSDDGKWLLRRLGLDGSS, translated from the coding sequence ATGAATGTGTTGGTTGTTGACAGCGACGACAACATGGCTGCTTTGCTGACCAGTATTTGCGTCGGTGTAGACTCAAGGGTGCGAGTGCACAGATTTGGCTTTGTGCAGAACGCATTGGACCACTGGGAAGCTCACGGAGCGGATTTGATACTGGCGGATGTGCACCTTCCCGATGGCAGCAGCCTGGAACTGATTCGCCGTGTGCGCCGCTCGCAAAGCGAGGTGCCCGTGTTAATAATCAGCCAAACGGCTGATCGTGAATCCATATTGAAGGCGGCCCGCCTGGGCATCAGTGGCTTTGTCAGTAAACCGTTCAGCGTTGAATTACTGCACCAGCGGCTGCGCAGTTTGCTCCCCCAGGGACAGGTAGGTGACAGCATGAATCTGAACGAGCACATTGCAGCAGCTGTTAGCACTATGGTTCAGCTACCCGGAGCCCCGAACACCGCTGGAATAATCGAGCTGCTTCAGCGCAGCGAGGATGTCAGCGCGGCAGAGCTGGTGCAATCATGGCGTAACGAAGTTTCAGTAACGGCGCGTTTACTGGCGGTAGCGGGCAGTATTTCTTTTCGCCGCTCGGGATTGCCGGTGACAACACTGAAGGAGGCTATTCTGGCTCTGGGTGTACCGATGGCACTGAATTACGCGCTGGCGCTGTCGTTGGATATTTGTGGCCAGTTGGCGCATCCGATACTGGCAGAAAAAGCAAAAGAGTTGCTGGCGCAGGCTGTAGCCGTGGCCGACACGGCTTACCGGCTGGCATTGAAGCTTGGTGAGCCTGCCGTACCCTGCCATACCGCCGGATTGTTGAGCCGGGTAGGAGACTTAGCGGCGTTAAAACTGATGCAACAGTACTGTGACTCAGGCGACAAAACCTTGAGCGCTGAGGAGATAGACCAGGCTCTGGCCGACTGGGCGCAATCCTTGGGAAATCAGATTAAAGTACACTGGCGCCTGCCGCTGCAGCTGCGGGAGCTGATCGGTGCTGTACATTTTCTTCCGCGGGAAACAGTGGTCCAGTCGAAATTGATTATGCGGGCTGCCGGGTTATACGAGAGTGGGCTAATAGACAGTGATGACGGTAAGTGGTTACTGCGCCGGCTCGGTCTGGATGGCTCAAGTTAA